The following coding sequences are from one Mycolicibacterium aichiense window:
- a CDS encoding MlaD family protein has protein sequence MTRPSLRAFCALMFTLAVGLTAACSLDPTRLPVPGAYSPRHSYDVNIEFASVLNLPARAKVDSGGVQVGVLDSVRLEGTTAVTTVEIAGDTRLPVATRAELRQATPLGDIYIALLPPEDKSGPVLRDGDTIPLRNTSPADNVEDLLRSMSNLVAGGAIGTLQTTVVNVNKAFPQDPHELTRMQHTVAGVLNDLATNQDTIDSMLDGMENITSGFAANTQVFNRLVTEGPAKLQGLSAVTMAILNVVGASKDVGKLGGDLINPIAGDLMQILSYITPMIHTMATVDTTIPVIADKFVALLRYKLLGWFRDGGPKYTITELHAPTGREGVDPADKANQAVEAMQTMGLVP, from the coding sequence ATGACCCGACCCTCGCTGCGCGCGTTCTGCGCATTGATGTTCACCCTCGCCGTCGGTCTCACTGCGGCCTGTTCGCTGGATCCGACCCGGCTGCCGGTGCCGGGCGCCTACAGTCCGCGGCACTCCTACGACGTCAACATCGAGTTCGCCAGCGTGCTCAATCTGCCGGCACGGGCCAAAGTGGACTCCGGCGGCGTGCAGGTCGGCGTGCTCGACAGCGTCCGGCTCGAGGGGACCACGGCGGTCACCACCGTCGAAATAGCCGGTGACACCAGGCTTCCCGTCGCGACCCGCGCTGAGCTTCGTCAGGCCACCCCGCTCGGCGACATCTACATCGCCCTGTTGCCGCCGGAAGACAAGTCCGGGCCGGTCCTGCGTGACGGCGACACCATTCCGCTGCGCAACACCTCACCGGCCGACAACGTCGAGGACCTCCTGCGGTCGATGTCGAACCTCGTAGCCGGTGGCGCGATCGGCACACTGCAGACCACCGTGGTCAACGTCAACAAAGCGTTCCCGCAAGATCCGCACGAGCTCACCCGCATGCAGCACACGGTCGCCGGGGTGCTCAACGACCTCGCCACCAATCAGGACACCATCGACTCGATGCTCGACGGCATGGAGAACATCACCTCCGGCTTCGCCGCCAACACCCAGGTGTTCAACCGGCTGGTCACCGAAGGCCCGGCGAAACTCCAAGGGCTCTCGGCGGTCACGATGGCCATCCTCAATGTCGTCGGCGCATCGAAGGACGTCGGCAAGCTCGGCGGCGATCTGATCAATCCCATCGCCGGTGATCTCATGCAGATCCTGTCCTACATCACGCCGATGATCCACACGATGGCCACGGTGGACACCACGATCCCGGTGATCGCCGACAAGTTCGTGGCACTGTTGCGCTACAAGCTGCTCGGGTGGTTCCGCGATGGCGGCCCGAAGTACACCATCACCGAACTGCACGCGCCCACCGGGCGCGAAGGGGTGGATCCCGCCGACAAGGCCAACCAGGCCGTCGAGGCGATGCAGACGATGGGGCTGGTGCCATGA
- a CDS encoding MlaD family protein, with the protein MAPADLTTASRIGARLRSRRGVAIAVVILTVLAVAVAVSVTVLAPKINPTRAMCAEFTDAVGLYPGNKVALLGIEVGSTTAIVNKPDHVEVDFTVPADLVLPADVGAVTYSQSIVTDRHVELTKPYTGGPKFTGPGCIKLKSTKTPISVSETFSAIGSLTDAILGSQPGQDPSNAPGVQAINDSLSAASNSLQGTGPGINKTMRNLRTMLADPYKADADYRQLFENGEILSSDFLKNWDSFASVIQTLPVTAQLMEGLSDNFGAAMANVSHLLPTLIEALNRFGPRFYDKFDKRFGGLRDLLNRHIPAITAMINSWPQFSNWLADIYEPAWGTHNVTYIPPQVSIAPTQAGAICQGLTERNIPGAAAACASGTPTDPVTLGLTNLVLGAALP; encoded by the coding sequence ATGGCTCCTGCAGACCTGACGACGGCATCGCGCATCGGCGCGCGGCTGCGGTCGCGGCGTGGAGTCGCCATAGCGGTGGTGATCCTCACCGTACTGGCGGTCGCGGTGGCGGTCAGCGTCACAGTGCTGGCCCCGAAGATCAATCCCACCCGGGCGATGTGCGCCGAATTCACCGACGCGGTGGGTCTCTATCCCGGCAACAAGGTCGCGCTGCTGGGTATCGAGGTCGGCTCGACGACAGCGATCGTCAACAAGCCCGACCATGTCGAGGTGGACTTCACCGTGCCCGCGGACCTGGTCCTGCCTGCCGATGTCGGCGCGGTCACCTACTCGCAATCCATCGTCACCGATCGCCACGTCGAGCTGACCAAGCCCTACACCGGCGGTCCCAAGTTCACCGGTCCGGGCTGCATCAAACTCAAGTCCACCAAGACGCCGATCAGCGTCAGCGAAACGTTCTCCGCCATCGGCAGTCTCACCGATGCGATCCTGGGATCCCAACCGGGCCAGGATCCGTCCAATGCCCCCGGCGTGCAGGCGATCAACGACAGTCTCAGCGCGGCAAGTAATTCACTGCAGGGCACCGGGCCCGGGATCAACAAGACAATGCGCAACCTGCGCACCATGCTCGCCGACCCGTACAAGGCCGATGCCGACTACCGTCAGCTATTCGAGAACGGCGAGATTCTCAGCTCCGACTTCCTCAAGAACTGGGACAGCTTCGCCTCGGTGATCCAAACGCTGCCGGTCACCGCCCAATTGATGGAAGGCCTTTCGGACAATTTCGGTGCCGCGATGGCCAATGTGTCCCACCTGCTGCCGACGCTGATCGAGGCGCTCAACCGGTTCGGCCCGCGGTTCTACGACAAGTTCGACAAGCGGTTCGGTGGGCTGCGCGATCTGTTGAACCGGCACATCCCGGCGATCACCGCGATGATCAACTCCTGGCCGCAGTTCAGCAATTGGCTCGCCGACATCTACGAGCCGGCGTGGGGCACCCACAACGTCACCTACATCCCGCCGCAGGTGTCGATCGCCCCGACGCAGGCCGGCGCCATCTGCCAAGGCCTCACGGAGCGCAACATTCCCGGCGCCGCGGCGGCGTGCGCGTCGGGCACCCCGACCGACCCGGTGACGCTCGGCCTCACCAATCTCGTTCTGGGGGCGGCGCTGCCATGA
- a CDS encoding MlaD family protein, whose protein sequence is MQLDRHLTTLRATIGGRQGARDERATANRNRRNGIIGVLVIIAALAGTAMAYLNPGDEAGYTAHMPNSAGLRAGDQVRVAGIAVGKVTSVRLDGALVEMRFDVENSVKVGSDSTLDIKLLTPLGGHYVALDPKGTAPLGRNGIPPQRVTLPFEVNDIIQAATPVVKEVDGHVIHDTFAEVANAANRYPDAVRNLLQSADRLTESMSRSTADFHRGLDFVNDGLRAMTAGRAQLITLFEQFDILGKMYTSKAVDIVEFFALIKELTRVLDRLTMWYGKDVMPIAEGIEDISDTLAAHPERWGMALDGLGQTLNIIGPMLSGNGVTFDQHNRLVPGQDLCLPNIMKTC, encoded by the coding sequence ATGCAACTCGACAGGCACCTCACCACGTTGCGCGCCACAATCGGTGGGCGCCAAGGCGCGCGGGACGAGCGCGCCACCGCCAACCGCAACCGGCGAAACGGGATCATCGGCGTCCTGGTCATCATCGCCGCGCTCGCCGGCACCGCGATGGCCTACCTGAATCCGGGCGACGAGGCGGGCTACACCGCGCACATGCCCAACTCGGCGGGGCTGCGCGCCGGCGACCAGGTGCGGGTGGCCGGTATCGCGGTTGGAAAGGTCACCAGCGTCCGCCTGGACGGCGCCTTGGTCGAGATGAGGTTCGACGTCGAGAACTCGGTGAAGGTCGGCTCGGACTCCACCCTCGACATCAAGCTACTGACCCCGCTCGGCGGCCACTACGTCGCGCTGGACCCCAAGGGGACGGCTCCGTTGGGCCGCAACGGCATTCCGCCGCAGCGCGTCACCCTGCCGTTCGAGGTCAACGACATCATCCAGGCGGCCACGCCGGTGGTGAAAGAAGTCGACGGCCACGTCATCCACGACACCTTCGCCGAAGTCGCCAACGCGGCCAACCGCTACCCCGACGCGGTGCGCAACCTGCTGCAGTCCGCCGACCGGCTGACCGAATCGATGAGCAGATCCACCGCCGACTTTCATCGCGGCCTGGACTTCGTCAACGACGGGCTGCGAGCCATGACGGCCGGACGCGCACAGCTCATCACCCTGTTCGAGCAGTTCGACATCCTGGGCAAGATGTACACCTCCAAGGCCGTCGACATCGTCGAATTCTTCGCTCTGATCAAGGAATTGACCCGTGTCCTCGACCGGCTGACGATGTGGTACGGCAAAGATGTCATGCCCATCGCCGAGGGAATCGAGGACATCAGCGACACGCTGGCAGCCCACCCGGAACGCTGGGGCATGGCTCTGGACGGTCTCGGGCAGACGCTCAACATCATCGGGCCGATGCTCAGCGGCAACGGTGTCACCTTCGACCAGCACAACCGGTTGGTCCCCGGTCAGGACCTCTGTCTCCCCAACATCATGAAGACCTGTTGA
- a CDS encoding MlaD family protein, whose amino-acid sequence MRSVTKSVFWLTAFTAVAVVCTLIVLTALRSPVTGALSGYTATFSDVSGLYVGDDVRISGVQVGKVQTIRLDGRVAKVDFTAQADHPVYTNTVAAVRYQTLIGQRYVELVQPAKPDNRLPDGGTIPIGQTIPSFDVAKLFNGFQPIFQTLDPAQFNLLGENLLRLIQGDESGIGPFLHDLDEISTLAVDRQLVITTMIRNLSAISQDLGGKSGELFQLISQLNVVLAQFGSKAEEFRQSLDSGLPVLRNTTHVMQYFERTFDGTTGPLYDLSSRMWPQTPTIIAGLSLAPSLIQGMRDWLVDEQPATPTFSCSRGEVTLPGIGEVSFAQQNLVVCR is encoded by the coding sequence GTGAGAAGCGTTACCAAGTCGGTGTTCTGGCTGACAGCGTTCACGGCGGTCGCGGTGGTGTGCACGCTCATCGTGCTGACGGCCCTGCGCAGTCCGGTCACCGGAGCGCTGTCCGGGTACACCGCCACATTCTCGGATGTGTCGGGCCTCTACGTCGGTGACGACGTCCGCATATCCGGGGTGCAGGTCGGCAAGGTGCAAACCATCCGGCTCGACGGGCGGGTGGCGAAGGTCGATTTCACCGCCCAGGCCGACCATCCGGTCTACACCAACACCGTCGCCGCGGTGCGCTATCAGACCCTGATCGGGCAGCGCTACGTGGAACTGGTCCAGCCGGCCAAGCCTGACAACCGGCTGCCGGACGGGGGCACCATTCCCATCGGGCAGACCATCCCGTCGTTCGACGTGGCCAAGCTGTTCAACGGATTTCAGCCCATCTTTCAGACCCTCGACCCCGCGCAGTTCAACTTGCTGGGCGAGAACCTGCTGCGGCTCATTCAGGGAGACGAATCGGGGATCGGCCCGTTCCTTCACGACCTCGACGAAATCTCCACGCTCGCGGTGGACCGCCAGCTTGTCATCACCACCATGATCCGCAATCTCAGCGCGATCTCCCAAGATCTGGGCGGCAAGTCCGGCGAGCTGTTCCAGCTGATCTCCCAGCTCAATGTGGTGCTCGCTCAATTCGGCTCCAAGGCAGAGGAATTCCGTCAGTCGCTGGACAGCGGGCTGCCTGTCCTGCGGAACACCACGCATGTCATGCAGTACTTCGAGCGCACCTTCGACGGCACGACGGGCCCGCTCTATGACCTGAGCAGCCGGATGTGGCCGCAAACCCCGACCATCATCGCGGGCCTCTCCCTCGCGCCATCGTTGATCCAGGGCATGCGGGACTGGCTGGTCGACGAACAGCCGGCCACCCCGACGTTCTCCTGCTCGCGCGGCGAGGTCACGCTCCCGGGGATCGGCGAGGTCTCCTTCGCACAGCAGAACCTGGTGGTGTGCAGGTAA